One Candidatus Poribacteria bacterium genomic window carries:
- a CDS encoding iron ABC transporter substrate-binding protein — translation MFNNRSGLFSSCSLILLLFTLIGMVHAETLTIYSGRSKSLVEPIIKQFEEKSGIQVEVSYGGTTQLAAALLTEGDKSPAALFWAQDAGALGAVSKKAMFEKLPESILTQVPSGFRDVEGFWVATSGRARVLAYSPERVKMEELPESIFDLTKPMWKGRVGWAPTNASFQAFVTSLRVQVGEEKTAEWLKGMKANGVKKYAKNTPIIEALAAGEIDVGLPNHYYLLRFKSKDSGFPVEQTFFKSSDPGNLVNIAGIGLLKSSKNKEAALKFVEFLLSSKAQQYFTSDVFEYPAIKGVIPHASLLPLSELLQLAPTFNLNHMDDLDGTVNLLRDVEIL, via the coding sequence ATGTTTAACAACCGATCCGGTTTATTCAGTTCCTGTTCACTTATTTTGCTCTTATTCACCCTCATCGGGATGGTTCACGCTGAAACACTGACTATCTATTCCGGACGAAGTAAGAGCCTTGTTGAGCCGATTATTAAGCAATTTGAAGAGAAAAGTGGTATCCAAGTGGAAGTGAGTTACGGGGGGACGACCCAACTCGCCGCCGCGCTTCTCACAGAAGGCGACAAAAGCCCTGCCGCCCTCTTTTGGGCACAGGACGCTGGTGCCCTTGGTGCCGTTAGCAAAAAAGCGATGTTTGAAAAATTGCCCGAATCCATCCTTACACAAGTGCCTTCAGGCTTCCGTGATGTCGAAGGGTTTTGGGTGGCAACAAGCGGTAGAGCGCGTGTACTCGCATATTCCCCAGAACGCGTTAAGATGGAAGAACTCCCCGAAAGCATCTTCGATTTAACAAAACCGATGTGGAAAGGTAGAGTCGGTTGGGCACCAACAAATGCGTCTTTTCAGGCGTTTGTCACTTCCCTGCGTGTGCAGGTAGGTGAAGAAAAAACAGCGGAATGGCTCAAAGGCATGAAAGCAAATGGTGTGAAAAAATATGCGAAGAACACACCCATCATAGAGGCACTCGCTGCTGGAGAAATAGATGTCGGCTTGCCGAATCACTACTACCTCCTTCGCTTCAAAAGCAAAGACTCCGGTTTTCCTGTAGAACAAACCTTCTTTAAATCGAGTGACCCAGGCAACCTTGTCAATATTGCTGGTATCGGATTACTGAAAAGCAGCAAAAATAAAGAGGCCGCACTGAAATTTGTGGAATTTCTGCTGTCTTCTAAAGCACAGCAGTACTTCACCAGCGATGTTTTTGAATATCCCGCCATCAAGGGCGTAATACCGCACGCAAGTCTACTGCCCCTTTCTGAACTGCTTCAATTGGCACCGACCTTCAATCTCAATCATATGGACGATCTCGACGGCACGGTTAACCTGTTGAGAGATGTTGAGATTCTATAG
- a CDS encoding multicopper oxidase domain-containing protein — MWNTHRFRSRLSPGNLQIASYTFLPLVSVLLYFCAGSAEAATREYWVAAEKVEWNYAPSGQNLIKPAMGLDVWGKALIYEKYRYIQYTDDTYTMQVEQPLWMGILGPQLHAVEGDSVRVHFLNRADKPLSIHVHGLQYDEANEGADMKGSGAAVPPGGKFTYHWEADSDAAPGPNDPSSIVWLYHSHVDAVTEVYDGLIGTVVVTKKGMERSENDPRPKDIDKAFTTLFLVFNENERTIVKSGQSAEYDSPEEAEEGNLKHAINGYIFGNLQGLEIEQHDKVRWYLIGLGTEVDMHTAHWHGQTVLNAGKRTDVVDLLPGSMVTVDMTAKTPGNWLYHCHVADHITAGMNTRWRVVPKPQENTH, encoded by the coding sequence ATGTGGAATACCCACCGATTCCGTTCCCGACTCAGCCCGGGAAACCTACAAATCGCGTCTTATACGTTTCTGCCCCTTGTAAGTGTCCTCCTTTACTTCTGTGCCGGTTCCGCTGAAGCCGCAACACGCGAGTATTGGGTCGCCGCTGAGAAGGTCGAATGGAACTATGCCCCCAGTGGGCAGAATCTCATCAAACCGGCGATGGGGTTGGATGTTTGGGGGAAAGCCCTCATATACGAAAAATACCGCTACATCCAATACACCGATGATACCTACACGATGCAGGTTGAACAACCTTTGTGGATGGGTATTCTTGGACCGCAACTGCACGCTGTTGAAGGCGATAGCGTCCGGGTGCATTTTCTCAATCGCGCCGATAAACCTCTGAGCATCCACGTCCACGGATTACAATACGACGAGGCGAACGAAGGGGCGGATATGAAAGGGTCGGGTGCCGCCGTGCCACCAGGCGGAAAGTTCACTTATCACTGGGAAGCCGATAGTGATGCCGCTCCCGGTCCGAACGATCCCTCGTCTATCGTTTGGCTTTACCACTCGCATGTTGATGCGGTTACCGAAGTCTACGACGGTTTGATTGGAACCGTTGTTGTCACAAAAAAAGGGATGGAACGCTCGGAGAACGATCCACGTCCCAAAGATATCGACAAAGCGTTCACGACGCTGTTTCTGGTCTTCAATGAAAATGAGCGCACTATCGTCAAAAGTGGACAAAGTGCGGAATATGATTCTCCCGAGGAAGCCGAAGAGGGGAATCTCAAACATGCTATTAACGGCTATATCTTCGGCAATCTACAAGGGTTGGAAATTGAACAGCACGATAAGGTGCGTTGGTATCTTATTGGGTTAGGCACTGAGGTGGATATGCACACCGCGCACTGGCACGGTCAGACAGTGCTAAACGCTGGAAAACGCACGGACGTGGTGGATCTACTTCCCGGCTCTATGGTTACGGTAGATATGACAGCGAAAACTCCCGGCAACTGGCTCTATCATTGCCATGTCGCTGATCACATTACGGCGGGGATGAACACGCGTTGGCGAGTGGTCCCGAAACCTCAAGAAAACACACATTAA
- a CDS encoding ABC transporter permease, translating into MFSYLLQRFLSIGLSLLAVSLLVFLMVHLIPGDAAVAILGERATEKALIELRAEMGLDKPLYHQYAKFLWDVAHLDFGRSFKTKQPVIEEIKRYFPATAELTLAAMAFSILFGIAAGIIAAVSRGTFLDYFSMSISLAGISMPIFWLGLMLILLFSYFLPILPSTGRLDVVLDLDIQSRTGFYLIDTLLAGNFTAFRNAVAHLILPAITLGTIPLAIIARMTRSSLLEVLNQPYITTAYAKGLPRWKVIGKHAMKNSMVPVLTIIGLEFGYLLGGAILTEHIFSWPGLGSWLRAAVEARDVRAVQGGVLFVASVFMLVNLIVDMLYAYFDPRIRVGNEAI; encoded by the coding sequence TTGTTCTCGTATCTCCTTCAACGCTTTCTTTCGATCGGCTTATCCCTTTTGGCGGTATCGCTCCTCGTGTTTTTGATGGTGCATCTCATACCCGGCGATGCCGCCGTTGCTATTCTGGGGGAACGCGCAACTGAAAAGGCACTCATTGAACTCCGAGCAGAGATGGGACTGGATAAACCTTTGTATCACCAATACGCTAAATTCTTATGGGACGTCGCACACCTCGACTTCGGACGCTCTTTTAAAACGAAGCAACCCGTTATTGAAGAAATCAAACGCTATTTCCCAGCAACGGCTGAACTGACCCTCGCAGCAATGGCATTTTCGATCCTGTTCGGTATTGCAGCAGGTATCATCGCCGCGGTCTCTCGCGGAACATTTTTGGACTATTTTTCCATGTCAATATCCCTCGCGGGTATCTCTATGCCGATCTTCTGGTTGGGATTGATGCTCATCCTGCTTTTTTCATATTTCCTGCCGATACTGCCGAGCACAGGACGCCTGGATGTTGTATTGGATTTAGATATCCAGTCGCGCACAGGTTTTTATCTTATTGACACCCTGCTTGCTGGAAACTTCACCGCCTTTCGGAACGCCGTCGCGCACCTGATCCTCCCCGCGATAACGTTAGGCACGATTCCGTTAGCAATTATCGCACGCATGACCCGATCCAGCCTCCTTGAAGTGCTAAACCAGCCTTACATTACAACCGCTTATGCGAAAGGCTTGCCGCGGTGGAAGGTTATTGGTAAACATGCAATGAAAAACAGTATGGTGCCCGTTCTGACAATTATTGGCTTAGAATTCGGCTATTTGTTAGGCGGCGCGATCTTAACCGAGCACATCTTCTCCTGGCCCGGACTCGGTTCATGGCTGCGGGCCGCTGTTGAAGCGCGTGACGTTCGGGCGGTGCAAGGGGGTGTGCTTTTCGTCGCATCCGTCTTTATGCTCGTTAATCTTATCGTGGATATGCTGTATGCCTACTTTGACCCACGCATTCGAGTCGGAAACGAAGCCATATGA
- a CDS encoding MBL fold metallo-hydrolase, translating into MAYALEDEFGDIIGKARRGQDLSHSQIAAAAGITETELSRMEQYTLKPTETQVLRLAEVLNLDGTKLLDIATEEWAPEPPQQISTSPLEVITISAPVGGWPVNAYLLICQATHAAAIVDTAAHPDLILEQLEARPVKPTAILLTHAHSDHTDGLPKIQTATGCETYIHTDEPKPRSETRLREVAHGDTLTVGELTVTVVNTPGHTPGGCSFIAENVAFVGDAIFAGSVGGPNISLQDEIDSVRDNLLSLPDGVRLFPGHGPSTTVGEEKAHNPFF; encoded by the coding sequence ATGGCTTATGCACTTGAAGACGAATTCGGTGACATCATCGGGAAAGCCCGACGCGGGCAAGACTTGTCTCACAGCCAAATCGCTGCTGCGGCAGGTATCACAGAGACAGAACTTTCTCGTATGGAACAGTATACCTTAAAACCGACAGAAACGCAAGTTCTTCGGCTCGCCGAAGTCCTAAATTTAGATGGCACCAAACTCCTTGATATTGCGACAGAAGAGTGGGCACCCGAACCCCCGCAACAGATAAGCACTTCCCCCCTTGAGGTTATCACAATCAGCGCGCCGGTGGGCGGTTGGCCCGTCAATGCGTATCTCCTGATCTGCCAAGCGACCCATGCCGCTGCGATTGTTGACACCGCTGCACATCCTGACCTGATCTTGGAACAGTTAGAGGCGCGTCCTGTGAAGCCTACAGCGATTCTTTTGACACACGCCCACAGCGACCATACCGACGGGTTACCAAAGATCCAGACCGCTACTGGATGCGAAACTTACATCCATACGGATGAACCGAAACCGCGGAGCGAAACGAGATTACGCGAGGTCGCACACGGAGATACCCTCACCGTCGGTGAACTCACAGTAACCGTCGTCAATACACCCGGACATACCCCCGGCGGATGTAGTTTCATCGCAGAGAACGTAGCGTTCGTTGGCGATGCCATTTTCGCTGGCTCAGTCGGAGGACCTAACATCTCCCTTCAGGATGAAATCGACAGCGTTCGAGACAATCTGTTGTCCCTTCCAGATGGGGTTAGGCTCTTTCCGGGACACGGTCCCTCTACCACCGTCGGTGAAGAAAAAGCACACAACCCATTTTTCTAA
- a CDS encoding Uma2 family endonuclease, protein MTLEDFLESDLEGYEYAEGKLIPMAPPTMEHGEISMSLSLLLGVHIRENKLGHLYPADTDFKLEDRLVKPDIAFVSTARLPENRRQVSPVAPDLAVEVISPSDIQYRVVEKALAYLNAGTHLVWIIEPVGKTVTVYRSQTDIKTFTINDTLSGEDVVEGFSCRVAQLFE, encoded by the coding sequence ATGACGTTGGAAGATTTCCTTGAGAGCGATTTAGAGGGATATGAATACGCGGAGGGAAAATTAATACCGATGGCACCACCGACAATGGAACACGGTGAAATAAGCATGAGTCTTAGCTTACTTTTAGGTGTTCACATTCGTGAAAATAAGTTGGGACATTTGTATCCAGCGGATACAGACTTTAAATTAGAGGACCGATTGGTTAAACCCGATATTGCATTCGTTTCAACAGCGAGGTTACCTGAGAACAGACGCCAAGTATCCCCTGTGGCACCGGACTTAGCGGTTGAAGTCATCTCACCGTCAGATATTCAATATCGTGTTGTCGAAAAAGCACTCGCTTATCTCAATGCTGGAACTCACCTCGTTTGGATCATTGAACCTGTGGGAAAGACGGTAACCGTGTACCGTTCCCAAACAGACATCAAAACATTTACAATCAACGACACCCTCAGCGGCGAGGATGTTGTTGAAGGGTTTTCGTGTCGAGTGGCACAACTTTTTGAATAA
- a CDS encoding sugar phosphate isomerase/epimerase, with protein sequence MKLGLVTYNMAKDWDVPTIIENCVETGFSGVELRTTHAHGVEIDLSASERAAVKQQFADSPIEIAGLGSAYDYHATDQAVVRRNIAGTKAYSQLAADVGAPGVKVRPNGLPNEVPVEKTLEQIGLALRECGEFAADLGVEIRLEVHGGGTSELPHIRTIIDVADHDNVYVCWNSNFGEVEDGSILNNFNYARGRIGLVHITELHRREYPWRELFTLLRESGYSGYTLAEIAGSSDPIRVMNFYRALWEELSS encoded by the coding sequence ATGAAACTTGGTTTAGTTACATATAATATGGCAAAAGATTGGGATGTCCCAACAATCATCGAAAATTGCGTAGAAACGGGGTTCTCAGGCGTGGAATTGCGGACGACGCATGCCCACGGCGTTGAGATCGACCTGTCCGCAAGTGAACGGGCGGCGGTAAAACAACAGTTCGCTGACTCTCCAATCGAGATTGCCGGTTTGGGATCGGCGTATGACTATCATGCCACCGATCAAGCAGTGGTTCGCCGGAATATAGCAGGAACGAAGGCGTATTCTCAACTCGCAGCGGATGTCGGAGCACCCGGCGTAAAGGTGCGTCCGAATGGGCTTCCCAACGAAGTTCCCGTCGAAAAGACGTTGGAACAGATCGGGTTGGCATTGCGCGAGTGTGGCGAATTTGCAGCGGACCTCGGTGTTGAGATTCGGTTAGAAGTCCACGGGGGTGGCACTTCTGAACTTCCCCATATCCGCACGATTATTGATGTCGCTGACCACGATAACGTCTACGTCTGCTGGAATTCTAATTTTGGAGAGGTGGAAGACGGCTCTATACTGAATAACTTCAACTATGCAAGAGGTAGAATCGGCTTGGTGCATATCACGGAACTCCATCGGCGCGAGTATCCGTGGCGGGAACTCTTTACATTGTTGAGAGAATCCGGATATTCGGGTTACACTTTGGCGGAGATTGCTGGAAGTTCCGATCCCATCCGCGTGATGAATTTTTATCGGGCGTTGTGGGAAGAATTGTCAAGCTAA